The DNA window ctactacacTACCACCTAGGTACATAGTAACTACCTAAGTACCTCAGGAAGCCgatccgccgcggctgccccGAATCCGACTCTCcaacgcccccccccggggccgcTGCTTTTCCCTCCTCgctgcctcctcccgcccggAGCCCTCCAAcccatcgcatcgcatcgcatcgcattTATCATCGCGCCTGTGAAGCTTCCTCCCTACTTTACTtgccctcctctctctctcatccttcctgcttgcttgcttgcttgcttgcttgatTGCCGCCAGAGGTGCGCGAGCCGCCCAGCAGACAtacacacaccacacacgcacgcctACACACCTACTACACTACACACATACATTCATACATAGTCTTGCCTTGAGGcacccgcccgcgccccggcTAAGCAAGGTAATCACCTCGGCCCGTCCATTTCGGCTTCGACATGTTGCCATGGCCCACATGCGCGCGCTCCTATACAAACATTTTGCTTATACCCAACCAGTGCCACGTCAAGGGTCGGCCATGTTGACGTCCGCCGCGCGCTCTCACGCCCTGAGAACCAGCCTCCGACGCATCACGACGCCAACGCTTTCCGTCGCCATGCCTCCCGCCAAGAGAAACAGCAGCTCCCTGCCCCCGGGTTCGTCTCCTCCCGTCCTTGTCATGATGCGCCACATCCGCTCTCTGCTCCCGAGCTGACCCAACCAACGTCCGCACAGGCTACGCCGAGGACAAGTCCAAGGGCGCCATGCTGCGCTTCCAGGACTCGCTGcctcgcctgcctgtcccgacgctcgaggagacggcgaagCGATACCTCAAGTCCCTTCATCCCCtcctctcgcccgccgagttcgaggccagcaaggctgccgtcgccgacttcGTAAAACCCGGTGGTGTCGGCCATCGCCTTCAGGACAAGCTCCTTGCCCGTCGCCATGACCCCGCCACCAAGAACTGGATCTATGAGTGGTGGAACGATGCCGCCTACCTAGCATATCGCGACCCCGTCGTTCCCTACGTCAGCTACTTCTATTCCCATCGCGACGACCGCGCACGCCGCGACCCggccacgcgcgccgccgccatcacgtCAGCCGTGCTCGAGttcaagaagctcgtcgacgccggcgccctcgagcccgaGTACATGAAGAAGCTGCCCATATGCATGGACAGCTACAAGTGGATGTTCAACGCCTCGCGTGTCGCCGCTCGCCCCGCCGACCACCCCGTCAAGTTCTCCGCCGAGGGCCATCAACACATCATTGCCATTCGCCGCAACCAGTTCTTCAAGATTGACCACCACGTTGCTGGCAAGCAGCTCAATGCCTCGGAGCTCCACCGCCAGTTCGCACGTGTCTACgatctcgccgcccagcccgtgTCCCCAGTCGGCGCACTCACTTCCGAGAACCGCGACGTCTGGGCCGATGCCCGCATCGCTCTGCTCGAGGCTAGCCCTCGCAACAAGCAAATCCTCGACGCCATTGAGTCGGCTTCCttcgtcgtctgcctcgacgatgccaagCCTGTCAccctcgaggagcgcgcccaCCAGTATtggcacggcgacggtgccaATCGCTGGTACGACAAGCCCCTGCAGTTCATTGTCAACGACAATGGCACCTCTGGCTTCATGGGCGAGCACTCCATGATGGACGGCACACCTACCCATCGCCTCAACGACTACATCAACGACCTCATCTTTGGTAACAAGATTGATCTGTCCGACCCTACTGTTCGCTCCGACTTGCCCGAACCTCAGCTGCTGCAGTTCGACGTCACTCCTCAAGTTCAGGCCGATATCGATCGAGCCGTCACCGACTTCCACCGTGTCATCTCCCAGcaccagctcgccgtccaggcaTATCAAGGCTACGGCAAGGGCCTCATCAAGAAGTTCAAGTGCTCACCGGATGCCTATGTCCAGATGATTATCCAGCTCGCGTACTACAAGATGTATGGCAAGAGCCGCCCCACCTACGAATCGGCGACCACGCGCCGTTTCCAGCTCGGTCGCACCGAAACGTGCCGCACTGTGTCTGACGAATCAGTCGCCTGGTGCTCGGCCATGGGTGATGCTGCGGTTGACGAGACCGCCCGTGTCGACCGCTTCCGAAAGGCCATCAACGCCCACCTCGAATACATCACAGCGGCGtccgacggcaagggcgccgacCGCCACCTGTTTGGTCTCAAGAAGCTCCTTGAGCCAGGCGAAGACACCCCCGCCATTTACAAGGATCCGGCCTATGGCTACTCGGGCTCCTGGTACCTGTCCACCTCGCAGCTCAGCTCCGAGTTCTTCAACGGCTACGGCTGGAGCCAGGTCATTGACGGCGGCTTTGGCATCGCCTACATGATCAACGAGAACAGGTACGTTTTCCGAAAACCGTGCTTCCCAACTGCTACGGGCCGATGCGGAGGGGGTAGCTACAAGTACTGACCGTCTTGTCGTAGCATCAACTTCAACGTCGTTTCCAAGGGCCTCGGCAGCGATCGCATGAGCTACTACCTCAACGAGGCTGCGGGCGAAATGCGCGACCTCCTCATGCCAACTATTGAgccgcccaaggccaagctgtAGTTTGCTGACGTCGGCCCCATCCTTCGGCCCGTCAAGCTCTGCCAAGCTCTGCCTCGTGGCTGCAAGTTCGCTACTACCTCGCGCTTGGTGCTGACGgtctcgccgcctgctgATCGGAGCCATACGGCGATAGCAGGCAAGGCGTTATCAAAAGACACGTATTCCAGCATATCCACGGGGCTTCACATATTCTGCGGGCTCTCAATTGTGTGTATGTATGACTATAAATTCTGCGCATCCGGGAGGACCGTTTACACGGTGGCTCGTGAGCAGATCAAGCCAAGATAAAAGAGATAGAAGAAGATTTGGCCCATGTTGCAAGTCGCGTCAAGGCATAGAGCAGCAATTAGGTAGAATAGACAGGTCTGCGTCAAGATATCTGTCGCGCTAATGCCGAAGAGATATCATCTAATGACACGAACATATATGCATGGCACGAGCCAAGGTCTCTATCCAGCCGGCTATGGCATCCACGGACAGTCGTTACATGGCACCCAAACGGGAAAAGAACCAAGAAGTGAAAAGGGTGGAGGGCTCTCCGTGCTCTCTCTGACTTCTGCGGTGAGATTTCTTTCCGAAGCGGCGACTTCTCCGAGCCATCGGCGCATGTGACGGACACCCTGATCACAATGAATTGACTGGGGCCATGGATCAGACCTTCCGCTT is part of the Purpureocillium takamizusanense chromosome 7, complete sequence genome and encodes:
- the CAT2 gene encoding Carnitine O-acetyltransferase (EggNog:ENOG503NUG1~COG:I), which gives rise to MLTSAARSHALRTSLRRITTPTLSVAMPPAKRNSSSLPPGYAEDKSKGAMLRFQDSLPRLPVPTLEETAKRYLKSLHPLLSPAEFEASKAAVADFVKPGGVGHRLQDKLLARRHDPATKNWIYEWWNDAAYLAYRDPVVPYVSYFYSHRDDRARRDPATRAAAITSAVLEFKKLVDAGALEPEYMKKLPICMDSYKWMFNASRVAARPADHPVKFSAEGHQHIIAIRRNQFFKIDHHVAGKQLNASELHRQFARVYDLAAQPVSPVGALTSENRDVWADARIALLEASPRNKQILDAIESASFVVCLDDAKPVTLEERAHQYWHGDGANRWYDKPLQFIVNDNGTSGFMGEHSMMDGTPTHRLNDYINDLIFGNKIDLSDPTVRSDLPEPQLLQFDVTPQVQADIDRAVTDFHRVISQHQLAVQAYQGYGKGLIKKFKCSPDAYVQMIIQLAYYKMYGKSRPTYESATTRRFQLGRTETCRTVSDESVAWCSAMGDAAVDETARVDRFRKAINAHLEYITAASDGKGADRHLFGLKKLLEPGEDTPAIYKDPAYGYSGSWYLSTSQLSSEFFNGYGWSQVIDGGFGIAYMINENSINFNVVSKGLGSDRMSYYLNEAAGEMRDLLMPTIEPPKAKL